The Octadecabacter arcticus 238 genome contains a region encoding:
- a CDS encoding 3-hydroxybutyryl-CoA dehydrogenase: MGIERIGVVGAGQMGSGIAHVCALAGYDVLLTDVSEDALATAVQKVSGNMDRQVSKGLITAADKDEGLRRIDTTLKLKDLGPTDLVIEAATERETVKQAIFEDLLPHLTPDTILTSNTSSISITRLASRTDRPEKFMGFHFMNPVPIMQLVELIRGIATDVPTYDACKGVVDRLGKTSATAEDFPAFIVNRILMPMINEAVYALYEGVGGVLSIDTSLKLGANHPMGPLELADFIGLDTCLAIMNVLHDGLADTKYRPCPLLTKYVEAGWLGRKTDRGFYDYRGEVPVPTR; this comes from the coding sequence ATGGGCATTGAACGGATCGGCGTCGTGGGCGCAGGGCAGATGGGAAGCGGCATCGCGCATGTCTGCGCTTTGGCAGGCTATGACGTGTTATTAACAGACGTCAGCGAAGACGCCCTTGCCACTGCTGTTCAAAAAGTATCCGGCAACATGGACCGCCAAGTGTCCAAGGGCCTGATCACGGCAGCCGACAAAGACGAAGGCCTGCGCCGCATCGACACGACATTGAAATTGAAGGATCTTGGTCCCACCGATTTGGTGATCGAAGCCGCGACCGAACGCGAAACCGTCAAGCAGGCGATTTTCGAGGATCTGCTGCCGCATCTAACGCCAGATACGATTCTGACGTCCAATACATCATCGATTTCAATCACACGGCTTGCATCCCGTACGGACCGACCTGAAAAATTCATGGGGTTTCATTTCATGAACCCCGTCCCGATCATGCAACTGGTCGAATTGATCCGCGGCATCGCGACGGATGTGCCGACGTATGATGCCTGCAAAGGTGTGGTTGATCGGCTTGGGAAAACATCCGCCACAGCCGAAGATTTTCCGGCCTTCATCGTTAACCGCATCCTGATGCCGATGATCAACGAAGCTGTCTATGCGCTTTACGAAGGTGTCGGCGGTGTTTTATCCATTGATACATCACTGAAACTCGGCGCGAACCATCCAATGGGCCCGCTGGAACTTGCAGATTTCATCGGTCTGGACACCTGTCTGGCGATTATGAACGTGCTGCACGATGGGCTGGCGGATACCAAATACCGCCCCTGCCCGCTGCTGACAAAATACGTCGAAGCTGGCTGGTTGGGTCGTAAAACAGATCGCGGATTTTATGATTATCGCGGTGAGGTTCCGGTTCCCACGCGCTAG